The Chryseobacterium nakagawai genome has a segment encoding these proteins:
- a CDS encoding helix-turn-helix domain-containing protein produces MKTPIKISSINAMHQALGLKKPSNPLISVFSFNDVKLKSETILNAVITDFYAVALKKDCAGGKFKYGQQYYDFDEGIMYFTAPQQVLQFEDVLLNEVEGFVLVVHPDFLQSYPLASKIKDYGFFSYTANEALFLAEKEEKSIMDIIDNISQEIHANMDSFTQDLLVSNLDLLLKYCDRFYNRQFLTRKKVNNDLLSKLETLLDECFKNDKLIIDGIPTVHFVAEKLNLSANYLSDMLRVQTGQTTQQHIQNRLIEKAKELLSTTEMSVSEIAYQLGFEHPQSFHRLFKNRTSFSPLEFRASFN; encoded by the coding sequence ATGAAAACACCCATAAAAATTTCATCAATCAATGCAATGCATCAGGCCCTGGGATTGAAAAAACCATCAAATCCATTGATCAGTGTATTTAGTTTTAATGATGTGAAATTAAAATCAGAGACGATTCTCAATGCTGTAATAACAGATTTTTATGCTGTAGCGCTGAAAAAGGATTGTGCCGGTGGAAAATTTAAATATGGACAGCAGTATTATGATTTTGATGAAGGGATTATGTATTTTACCGCTCCACAACAGGTCTTACAATTTGAAGATGTTCTTCTGAATGAAGTGGAAGGTTTTGTATTGGTTGTACATCCTGATTTTCTTCAAAGCTATCCTCTGGCTTCAAAAATTAAGGACTATGGATTTTTCTCCTATACCGCCAATGAAGCTCTGTTTCTTGCTGAGAAAGAAGAAAAATCTATTATGGATATTATTGATAATATAAGCCAGGAGATTCATGCTAATATGGATTCTTTTACACAGGATCTGCTGGTATCGAACCTGGATTTGTTATTAAAATATTGTGATCGCTTTTATAACCGACAGTTTTTAACCCGTAAAAAAGTGAATAATGATCTGCTTTCAAAGCTGGAAACCCTTTTGGATGAATGTTTTAAAAATGATAAGCTGATCATTGATGGAATTCCTACGGTTCACTTTGTTGCGGAAAAACTGAATCTGAGTGCCAATTATCTCAGTGATATGCTTCGGGTGCAGACAGGGCAGACTACGCAACAACATATTCAAAATCGTTTGATTGAAAAAGCTAAAGAACTACTTTCCACAACGGAAATGTCGGTTTCAGAAATTGCTTATCAATTAGGATTTGAGCATCCACAGTCTTTTCACCGTTTATTTAAAAATCGTACCTCTTTTTCACCCTTGGAATTTAGAGCTTCGTTTAACTAA
- a CDS encoding GxxExxY protein codes for MITKKYLDDLTYEIIGSAIDVHKIMGGGLLESVYHECLKEELLYKKINFLTEMKVPVIYKGKTLNVDFRCDLFVENSIVVELKSVQEIIPIFEAQLLTYMKLLRCPKGIIINFHCSNIFKEGQKTFVNEYFNALRNS; via the coding sequence ATGATTACAAAAAAATATTTAGATGACTTGACATATGAAATAATAGGGAGTGCTATTGATGTTCATAAGATTATGGGTGGCGGATTATTGGAAAGTGTTTACCATGAATGTCTAAAAGAGGAACTTTTATATAAAAAAATAAATTTTCTTACAGAGATGAAGGTGCCTGTGATTTATAAGGGGAAAACTTTGAACGTTGATTTTAGATGTGATTTATTTGTAGAGAATAGTATTGTTGTAGAATTGAAATCAGTACAGGAAATAATACCAATTTTTGAGGCACAACTTTTAACTTATATGAAGCTATTAAGGTGCCCCAAGGGAATAATCATTAATTTTCACTGTTCAAACATATTTAAGGAAGGACAAAAAACTTTTGTAAATGAATATTTTAATGCTTTGCGTAATTCTTAA
- a CDS encoding NAD-dependent epimerase/dehydratase family protein, with protein sequence MQTILGANGQIGEELARELKRNFTSDIRIVSRDAKKVNDTDEVFSADLSIREKAIEAVKGSEIAYFTLGLPISSDLWEKQFPLILQNVIDACKINGTKLVFFDNTYMYPQDGRVLNENTVFDPVGRKGRVRRKMAEMVLREIESGELEAVICRAPEFYGPGKTQSITNTLVFNNIKEGKKLKVPLSTSKKRSLIWTPDASRATALIGNTPDAYGQTWHLPVDKSHPTYNEFIRIASGIYGKDLKYSAISNFVFKIGALFNTKVKELLELLPRYEHDNIFDDSKFRMRFPEFQVTTYKQGISQIKSEQLSGK encoded by the coding sequence ATGCAAACAATATTAGGAGCCAATGGACAGATTGGCGAAGAGCTGGCAAGAGAATTAAAAAGAAACTTTACTTCAGATATCCGAATTGTCAGCAGAGATGCAAAGAAAGTAAATGATACCGATGAGGTATTTTCCGCAGACTTATCTATTCGTGAAAAAGCTATTGAAGCAGTAAAAGGAAGTGAGATCGCTTACTTTACACTAGGTCTTCCGATAAGTTCAGATCTTTGGGAAAAACAATTTCCATTAATTCTTCAAAATGTAATTGATGCCTGCAAGATTAACGGAACAAAGCTGGTGTTTTTTGATAATACCTATATGTATCCACAAGATGGCCGCGTTTTGAATGAAAATACAGTATTTGATCCAGTGGGAAGAAAAGGACGAGTAAGACGGAAAATGGCGGAAATGGTATTAAGAGAAATAGAATCCGGTGAGCTGGAAGCAGTAATCTGCCGCGCTCCTGAATTTTATGGGCCTGGAAAAACGCAGAGTATTACCAATACATTGGTTTTTAATAATATCAAAGAAGGAAAAAAGCTGAAAGTTCCATTGAGTACAAGTAAAAAAAGAAGTCTCATCTGGACACCAGATGCGAGCCGCGCAACAGCTTTAATTGGAAATACACCGGATGCATATGGACAAACCTGGCATTTACCTGTAGATAAAAGTCATCCCACCTATAACGAGTTTATCAGAATAGCTTCCGGAATCTATGGCAAAGATTTGAAGTATTCTGCAATATCTAATTTTGTTTTTAAGATAGGAGCTTTATTTAATACAAAAGTAAAGGAATTATTAGAGCTGCTTCCAAGATATGAGCATGATAATATATTTGATGATTCAAAGTTCAGAATGCGATTTCCTGAATTTCAGGTGACCACTTATAAACAAGGGATCAGCCAGATTAAAAGTGAACAGCTTTCAGGAAAATAA
- a CDS encoding TetR/AcrR family transcriptional regulator: protein MFSSIQNEQDQLSEQILTAASELYLKYGFKKVTMDDISKAIGKSRTSIYYYFKNREEVFHAVLNSLVKEVIFEIGNAVDQQETLEEKIRAFCLTKIKTSESKTPFFTAVEAGMNAEEKSRHSQVMEVVHQHLMAGEKIILEKAISKSIHTKEIRPLPSEELDTIIFILQSSIRGIKREMLLKNSFDGLNTTVEVLTAMTFKWLV from the coding sequence ATGTTTTCATCCATACAAAATGAACAGGATCAACTTTCAGAACAGATACTTACAGCTGCCTCTGAACTTTACCTGAAGTATGGATTCAAAAAAGTAACGATGGATGATATTTCCAAGGCCATCGGAAAAAGCAGAACTTCTATTTATTATTATTTCAAAAACCGTGAAGAGGTCTTCCACGCTGTCTTGAATTCTTTAGTAAAAGAAGTCATTTTCGAAATCGGAAATGCAGTAGATCAACAGGAAACACTGGAAGAAAAAATAAGGGCATTCTGTCTGACAAAGATTAAAACATCTGAAAGCAAGACTCCTTTTTTTACAGCTGTAGAGGCTGGAATGAATGCTGAAGAAAAATCAAGACACTCTCAGGTCATGGAAGTTGTACACCAACATTTGATGGCTGGAGAAAAGATTATTCTTGAAAAAGCCATTTCCAAAAGTATTCATACAAAAGAAATCCGTCCTTTACCATCAGAGGAACTGGATACTATTATTTTTATTTTACAGAGCAGCATTCGAGGAATTAAACGTGAAATGCTTTTAAAAAATAGTTTTGACGGATTAAATACAACCGTAGAGGTCTTGACTGCTATGACTTTTAAATGGCTCGTATAA
- a CDS encoding MFS transporter, which produces MKKLSNISTFRAFQSNNYTLYFFGRSVSQLGTWMQRTAVVWVVYSMTHSAFMLGLTIFAEQFPSFLFSALGGVAADRYNRYKIIQITQIASLIQSVLLAVLVMTGHQNVWPILGLSVLLGIINAYDVPARQSLINEVVHDPADLQSALSLTAAMASLAKLLGPALSGIILHQFGAGVCFILNAASFAAVMISISMMKIPKTTHIPNKAKQGVLKELVEGFTYIKRESSIGWIIVMLSITGLFILPYDTLIPVYAKEIFNGDAQTFGYISSFIGAGAVLGTIILASLKETVSMRRILIGSTLVLSVGLIGFSYTTNFMLSMFFAAVTGFGGVAQFTTCNIIVQSEAAPEMRSRVISILLTAIFGMLPLGSLLIGIISEKIGAPKTLLFEGIAGVIIAFSFRNILIKKKKKSPPDQQLLEESEELFINKT; this is translated from the coding sequence ATGAAGAAATTAAGTAATATCAGTACGTTTAGAGCTTTTCAGAGTAATAATTATACTTTATATTTTTTTGGACGTTCTGTCTCTCAGCTTGGTACATGGATGCAGCGTACAGCGGTGGTTTGGGTGGTTTACAGTATGACCCATTCTGCATTTATGCTGGGGCTGACCATTTTCGCAGAACAGTTCCCTTCCTTTCTATTTTCTGCACTTGGAGGTGTAGCCGCAGACCGTTACAACCGATATAAAATCATTCAGATCACTCAGATTGCTTCCTTGATACAATCAGTTTTATTAGCTGTGTTGGTGATGACAGGCCATCAGAATGTATGGCCTATCTTAGGATTAAGTGTCTTACTTGGGATTATCAATGCTTATGATGTCCCTGCAAGACAATCTTTGATTAATGAAGTGGTACATGATCCGGCAGATCTGCAAAGTGCTCTTTCCTTAACGGCTGCTATGGCTAGTCTTGCAAAACTACTTGGACCAGCGTTATCAGGGATTATTTTACATCAGTTTGGAGCCGGAGTTTGTTTTATCTTAAATGCAGCAAGCTTTGCGGCCGTCATGATTTCTATTTCAATGATGAAAATTCCGAAGACAACACATATTCCCAATAAAGCAAAACAAGGTGTGCTTAAAGAACTTGTGGAGGGTTTTACCTATATTAAAAGAGAATCTTCTATCGGCTGGATTATCGTCATGCTCAGCATTACAGGATTATTTATTCTTCCTTATGATACGCTTATTCCTGTCTATGCCAAAGAAATTTTCAATGGGGATGCCCAGACATTCGGTTATATATCCAGCTTCATTGGTGCAGGAGCGGTATTGGGAACCATTATTTTAGCTTCTTTAAAGGAAACCGTTTCAATGAGAAGAATATTAATTGGAAGTACTCTTGTGTTAAGTGTTGGACTTATTGGCTTCTCCTACACCACCAATTTCATGCTCTCCATGTTCTTTGCAGCGGTTACCGGTTTTGGCGGTGTTGCTCAGTTTACGACCTGTAATATCATTGTACAATCTGAGGCCGCACCGGAAATGCGTTCCCGAGTGATCAGTATTTTGCTGACTGCGATATTTGGAATGCTGCCGCTAGGAAGCCTGCTGATTGGAATTATTTCTGAAAAAATAGGGGCTCCCAAAACACTACTTTTCGAAGGAATTGCAGGAGTGATTATCGCATTTTCATTTCGAAATATTTTAATTAAAAAGAAGAAAAAAAGTCCACCGGATCAACAACTTCTGGAGGAATCTGAAGAACTATTCATCAATAAAACATAA
- a CDS encoding cysteine hydrolase family protein, with protein MEKVKKALLVMDMQSSILSSLPDTALLISNMAQAIKNARENQIPVIYIVVGFRQGMPEVSKNNKVFSAIKQQMANVNMQEWMTIHPDLSPQEQDIVITKKRFSAFAGSDLEVVLRSHDIEHLVLAGISTSGVVLSTLREAADKDYKLTVIEDCCADGDLEVHQVLMNKVFPRQAEVVSLQQWTL; from the coding sequence ATGGAAAAAGTAAAAAAAGCATTACTGGTTATGGACATGCAGTCATCAATTCTAAGCTCATTACCTGACACAGCACTATTGATTTCTAATATGGCTCAGGCGATTAAAAATGCGCGTGAAAACCAAATTCCGGTCATCTACATTGTTGTAGGATTCCGACAGGGAATGCCTGAAGTAAGTAAAAACAACAAAGTTTTCTCAGCAATAAAACAGCAGATGGCTAACGTTAATATGCAGGAGTGGATGACTATTCATCCTGACCTTTCTCCCCAGGAACAGGATATTGTCATTACTAAAAAACGATTCAGTGCTTTTGCGGGAAGTGATCTCGAAGTTGTGCTCAGAAGTCATGATATAGAACATCTGGTACTGGCAGGAATATCAACCAGCGGTGTGGTTCTCTCCACTTTAAGAGAAGCTGCTGACAAAGATTATAAGCTAACGGTCATAGAAGATTGTTGTGCAGATGGCGATCTGGAGGTTCATCAGGTTTTGATGAATAAGGTATTTCCCAGACAGGCGGAGGTTGTTTCTTTACAGCAATGGACTTTATAA
- a CDS encoding DUF1634 domain-containing protein, protein MELKEKFKSMEVTDKTIRNLVGNVLKYGVRSVLCIGIIGGGIFLSNHATEKVDYSHFTEKEENIFKVIGDIFSGAVNLDGSSIIYIGILILFCTPFLRVILSLISFALEKDKLYVGITTVVILIICLSVYFGFGH, encoded by the coding sequence GTGGAATTAAAGGAAAAATTTAAAAGTATGGAAGTCACAGATAAAACAATTAGAAATCTTGTCGGAAATGTCTTGAAGTACGGTGTAAGATCCGTTTTATGTATCGGAATTATCGGGGGTGGGATTTTTCTTTCCAACCATGCGACTGAAAAAGTAGATTATTCTCATTTTACCGAAAAAGAGGAAAATATATTCAAAGTTATTGGCGATATTTTTTCAGGAGCTGTTAATCTTGATGGATCAAGTATTATCTATATTGGCATATTGATCCTGTTTTGTACCCCGTTTTTAAGAGTAATACTATCTTTAATTAGTTTTGCGTTGGAAAAAGATAAATTATATGTAGGAATCACAACTGTTGTCATATTAATCATTTGTCTTAGTGTATATTTTGGTTTTGGACATTAG
- a CDS encoding sulfite exporter TauE/SafE family protein — protein MTVLVFTICVLLGSVAAGIIGSLSGLGGGIVVIPLLSIVLGVDIHYAIGAALVSVIATSSGSAAAYVKEGIANMRLGMFLEIATTAGAVAGALISSAAPSSFIAILFGLALIFSAGNSLRKKEEQVVEQSSPLAISLKLPSDYPSNRGEKINYGTKNVVGGFGMMGLAGMLSGMLGIGSGAFKVIAMDTIMKIPFKVSTTTSNFMMGVTALASCVIYIQKGYIVPDICLPVMIGVLLGAIIGSKILMSTDPKKLRTFFAVIIFFLAANMIYSGIKGKI, from the coding sequence ATGACAGTACTAGTATTTACTATTTGTGTATTATTAGGTTCGGTAGCAGCCGGAATTATCGGTTCCTTATCGGGTTTAGGCGGTGGAATTGTAGTCATTCCTTTATTATCGATAGTATTAGGTGTTGATATCCATTACGCCATTGGTGCCGCATTGGTTTCTGTAATTGCTACTTCATCAGGATCTGCTGCAGCCTACGTGAAAGAAGGAATTGCCAATATGCGTTTAGGAATGTTTCTGGAAATTGCAACCACTGCAGGAGCGGTTGCCGGAGCACTTATTTCCAGTGCTGCGCCAAGTTCTTTTATTGCCATACTATTTGGTCTTGCACTTATTTTTTCAGCTGGAAACTCTTTGAGAAAAAAAGAAGAGCAAGTAGTGGAACAGTCCAGCCCGCTTGCAATCTCTTTAAAGCTGCCTTCTGATTACCCCAGCAATAGAGGAGAAAAAATTAATTATGGCACTAAGAATGTTGTAGGTGGATTTGGAATGATGGGGCTTGCAGGAATGTTATCAGGAATGCTCGGAATTGGATCAGGGGCATTCAAAGTAATTGCTATGGATACTATTATGAAGATTCCTTTTAAAGTTTCAACCACTACAAGCAACTTTATGATGGGAGTTACTGCCTTGGCAAGTTGTGTTATTTATATCCAAAAAGGCTATATAGTTCCTGATATCTGTTTGCCAGTGATGATTGGTGTTCTTTTAGGGGCGATTATCGGCTCCAAAATATTAATGTCAACAGATCCTAAAAAATTAAGAACCTTTTTTGCAGTTATCATCTTCTTTTTAGCGGCAAATATGATCTATAGTGGAATTAAAGGAAAAATTTAA
- a CDS encoding amidohydrolase family protein: MRKYLTYILMLGFPLLGAQTKVVEKSTYQEKWTLLDTENAAMAFDADVKLSDAETALDKKLFQIRKQFLAETEKQHIPLYNLSFNEIKPLIESSKLFKVIQTMPKGGLLHTHSGGLANAEWLITTARKYKECYVYDQKDNDKYIFGQLGFFENGKVPKGFVNLDQKLSSDAGFEKKLHDLLLLKRDNLCSYTDYWIEFEKRFQRINLLLPYRPFFKEYYLKGFQDLAKDHVQHVEIRYVFDELYDFEHGKYPLEKSITDLQDIVKQMHQSNPQFSLKLIYSSFKFLDSDSIEKQLEIAFKLKKQFPDMISGFDLVADEAAGNSINFYQKNWTKLNEITKKTGIEMPLFLHAGESTSVFNKNILDITLLNNQRIGHGLNLIYFPKSMELIKKQNKLVEVSPISNQILGYVSDMRNHPARVLLSNGVQCSINSDDPAVYGYEGLSYDFWMAYVYWELDVKALKKLVFNSINYSSLNKNEKKQAVEALNTQWNDFVQKANQELN; the protein is encoded by the coding sequence ATGAGAAAATACCTTACCTATATATTAATGTTGGGATTTCCTCTGTTGGGAGCCCAAACTAAAGTGGTTGAAAAATCCACTTATCAGGAAAAATGGACGTTGCTGGATACAGAAAATGCAGCAATGGCCTTTGATGCAGATGTAAAATTATCTGATGCGGAGACTGCTTTGGACAAAAAACTATTCCAGATCAGGAAGCAGTTCCTTGCCGAAACAGAAAAACAGCATATTCCTTTATATAACCTCTCTTTTAATGAAATAAAACCATTGATAGAATCCAGTAAGCTGTTTAAAGTTATTCAGACAATGCCTAAAGGAGGATTGCTGCACACACACAGTGGTGGGTTGGCTAATGCAGAATGGCTGATAACGACAGCTAGAAAATATAAAGAATGCTATGTATATGACCAAAAAGACAATGATAAATACATTTTCGGTCAGTTAGGCTTCTTTGAAAATGGGAAAGTTCCAAAAGGATTTGTTAATCTAGATCAAAAGCTAAGTTCAGATGCCGGTTTTGAAAAGAAGCTTCACGATCTTCTGCTTTTGAAGAGGGATAACCTATGTTCCTATACCGATTATTGGATTGAGTTTGAAAAACGTTTCCAACGCATCAACTTGTTATTGCCTTATCGTCCTTTTTTCAAGGAATATTATTTAAAAGGCTTTCAGGATTTGGCCAAAGATCATGTGCAGCATGTTGAAATAAGATATGTATTTGATGAATTGTATGATTTTGAGCATGGAAAATATCCATTGGAAAAATCCATTACAGATTTACAGGATATTGTAAAGCAAATGCATCAGTCGAATCCTCAGTTCAGTCTGAAGTTGATCTATTCAAGTTTTAAATTTTTAGATTCCGACAGTATTGAAAAACAACTTGAAATCGCATTTAAATTAAAGAAGCAATTTCCGGACATGATTTCCGGCTTTGACCTTGTTGCTGATGAAGCAGCGGGCAACAGCATTAATTTCTACCAGAAAAACTGGACAAAATTAAACGAAATCACAAAAAAAACAGGAATAGAAATGCCTCTGTTCCTTCATGCAGGGGAAAGCACTTCCGTTTTCAATAAAAATATACTGGATATTACTTTATTGAACAACCAGAGAATTGGGCATGGTCTTAATCTGATCTACTTCCCGAAATCTATGGAGCTAATTAAAAAACAGAATAAATTAGTGGAAGTAAGTCCGATCAGTAACCAAATCCTTGGATATGTAAGTGATATGAGAAATCATCCGGCAAGAGTTTTACTGAGCAATGGAGTACAATGTTCTATTAATAGCGATGACCCTGCCGTATATGGCTATGAAGGACTAAGTTACGATTTTTGGATGGCCTATGTATATTGGGAATTGGATGTAAAAGCTTTGAAAAAACTGGTTTTCAATTCTATTAATTATTCTTCCCTGAATAAAAATGAGAAAAAGCAAGCGGTAGAAGCCCTGAATACCCAATGGAATGATTTTGTTCAGAAAGCGAATCAGGAGTTGAATTAA
- a CDS encoding SusC/RagA family TonB-linked outer membrane protein, giving the protein MRKKQCKLGVLAVLLFAEYGFAQKKDSLSQETAIKEVVVVAFGKQKKEEITGSVQSLKAKDLGNLQNGNVLQGIEGKVAGVQVISSGQPGSQPTIRMRGIGSINASSDPLIVLDGIPYSGDLNSISSADIESISFLEDASSNALYGSRGANGVIIVNTKRGKNKKLSVDLDVKTGVNFRSIEDYSVYTSPQDYYTAYYNRGRIGEIARQKQPGAVPSTTTPHAAGLSGLNGLGYNAYNVPFSQLIAPDGSFNQNAKLLYQDNWKKLLFRPALRREATVGINASGDQVKSYTSLNYLDDKGYLISSGFERFGIRSNVDYSITPKLRLTTALSYTYSKQNFGETGGFSNPFQFARNIAPFYPVFLRNDHYQQLYDNHGNALYDYGDGQGPNGATRSYAVFENPVGNLQQDKSQRVSNISNINLGLNYEIIKGLDFTYSFGAYLENLRNLQFGNTFGGTSSSVGGNISQESIFNYTLNHQQLLTYQKKFDKHNFNILVGHELNKTKNEGFSGTKQQLLLPESWAFDNAVKITDLSGNGYEYAVEGYFSRLLYNYDGKYFFNANVRRDGSSVFAPESRWGTFYGLGAAWNVAKEDFLKDNKVINALKLKVSYGQQGNDNILLNSTTRDYYAYQDIYGINDFGDGKPVLTLKKQGNRDLKWETSKNLNAGFELSLLDNKVNLNADYFERKVSDMIYTLPLAISNSGSYVKYGNIGDMYNKGIQANISVDILRTEDLQWNFYANATHYKNKITKLPEQQRATGLVSGLFVLAEGGDRYTYYLKEFAGVNPENGDALWYKNTINPTTQQVEKTVTNNYKEASDYNTGKSAIPKVYGGFGTDITYKRVNLSVNFAYQFGGYGYDDIYRSLFHSDTYGSNYTTDLDKTWTPENPTAALPRVDLTSTNQNGHSTLYLVKSDYISLQDVTLSYQLSDDFTKQIGLSALKIYATGNNLYLWSKRKGYDPRASLTGVSDAYKYSLLSSVSLGFKLTF; this is encoded by the coding sequence ATGAGAAAAAAACAATGCAAACTTGGTGTATTGGCCGTGCTCTTATTCGCAGAATATGGCTTTGCCCAAAAAAAAGACAGCCTTTCACAGGAGACTGCCATCAAAGAAGTGGTGGTAGTAGCCTTCGGAAAGCAAAAAAAGGAAGAAATTACAGGATCTGTACAGTCATTAAAGGCTAAAGATCTTGGTAATCTTCAAAACGGAAACGTTCTTCAGGGAATTGAAGGTAAAGTAGCAGGGGTACAAGTAATCTCTTCCGGACAACCCGGTTCCCAACCTACGATAAGAATGAGAGGAATTGGCTCTATTAACGCTTCCAGTGATCCTTTAATTGTATTGGACGGAATTCCTTACAGTGGCGACCTGAACAGTATTTCTTCAGCTGATATTGAGAGTATTTCTTTTCTGGAAGATGCGTCTTCCAACGCCTTATATGGTTCCAGAGGGGCCAATGGAGTTATTATCGTAAATACTAAAAGAGGTAAAAACAAGAAACTAAGTGTTGATCTTGATGTAAAGACCGGGGTTAACTTCAGATCTATTGAGGATTATTCGGTCTACACTTCACCGCAGGACTATTATACAGCGTACTATAACAGGGGAAGAATCGGAGAAATTGCAAGACAGAAGCAGCCGGGTGCCGTTCCCTCCACCACGACTCCCCATGCTGCAGGACTTTCAGGATTGAACGGGCTTGGATATAATGCTTACAATGTACCGTTTAGTCAACTGATTGCTCCGGACGGTTCTTTTAACCAAAATGCGAAGCTGCTGTATCAGGATAACTGGAAAAAACTTCTTTTCAGACCTGCTTTAAGAAGGGAAGCTACAGTTGGAATCAATGCCAGCGGTGACCAGGTAAAATCATATACGTCTTTAAACTATCTGGACGATAAGGGATATCTTATTTCGTCTGGTTTTGAAAGATTTGGGATCAGATCCAACGTAGACTACTCTATCACCCCAAAGTTAAGATTAACCACTGCGCTTTCTTATACTTACAGCAAGCAGAATTTCGGAGAAACGGGTGGATTTTCCAATCCGTTCCAGTTTGCGAGAAATATAGCTCCTTTCTACCCGGTTTTTCTTAGAAATGATCATTACCAGCAACTGTATGATAACCACGGAAATGCTTTGTATGATTATGGAGACGGACAGGGGCCAAACGGTGCTACAAGATCTTATGCTGTTTTTGAAAATCCGGTAGGAAATCTTCAGCAGGATAAATCTCAAAGGGTCAGCAATATCAGCAATATCAATCTGGGATTAAACTATGAAATCATCAAAGGCCTGGATTTCACTTACAGTTTTGGGGCTTATCTTGAAAATTTGAGAAACCTTCAGTTTGGAAATACATTTGGAGGAACTTCTTCCTCTGTAGGGGGCAATATTTCTCAAGAATCTATATTCAACTATACCCTGAATCATCAGCAATTGCTTACCTATCAAAAGAAATTCGATAAACATAACTTCAATATTCTTGTGGGTCATGAATTGAATAAAACAAAGAACGAAGGGTTTTCCGGAACGAAACAACAACTTTTATTACCTGAATCATGGGCTTTTGATAATGCCGTAAAAATCACAGATCTGTCTGGAAACGGATATGAATATGCGGTAGAAGGTTATTTCTCCAGATTATTATATAACTATGATGGTAAATATTTTTTTAATGCCAATGTACGTAGAGACGGTTCTTCAGTCTTCGCTCCGGAAAGCAGATGGGGTACATTTTATGGATTAGGAGCCGCATGGAATGTAGCCAAAGAAGACTTCCTTAAAGACAACAAGGTGATTAATGCATTGAAACTAAAGGTCTCTTATGGACAACAGGGAAATGACAATATCCTTCTGAACAGCACTACCAGAGATTATTATGCTTATCAGGACATCTATGGAATTAATGATTTTGGAGATGGAAAACCTGTACTTACTTTAAAAAAACAAGGAAACAGGGACTTAAAATGGGAAACTTCCAAAAACCTGAATGCCGGTTTTGAGCTCTCTCTACTCGACAATAAAGTGAATCTAAATGCTGATTACTTTGAGAGAAAGGTATCTGATATGATCTATACGCTTCCTTTAGCAATATCCAACTCAGGTTCGTATGTAAAGTATGGAAATATTGGAGACATGTACAACAAAGGGATACAGGCCAATATCAGTGTGGATATTCTCCGGACAGAAGATCTTCAGTGGAATTTTTATGCTAACGCTACTCATTATAAAAACAAGATCACCAAGTTACCGGAACAGCAAAGAGCTACAGGTCTGGTTTCAGGATTGTTTGTTCTTGCGGAAGGTGGTGACCGGTATACCTATTATTTGAAAGAATTTGCTGGAGTAAACCCTGAAAACGGAGATGCATTATGGTATAAAAACACCATAAACCCAACCACTCAGCAGGTAGAAAAAACGGTTACCAATAATTATAAAGAAGCCAGTGACTACAATACCGGAAAATCAGCAATTCCAAAGGTATATGGTGGATTTGGAACGGATATTACCTATAAAAGAGTAAATCTTTCTGTTAATTTCGCTTATCAGTTTGGCGGATACGGATATGATGACATCTACAGATCTTTATTCCATTCTGACACTTACGGCTCTAACTACACTACTGATCTTGATAAAACATGGACTCCGGAAAACCCGACGGCAGCCCTGCCACGTGTAGACCTGACTTCTACCAACCAGAACGGGCATTCTACGTTGTACCTGGTTAAGT